A genomic region of Mycobacterium sp. Aquia_213 contains the following coding sequences:
- a CDS encoding LLM class flavin-dependent oxidoreductase, with translation MAPKFFWFLPTTGDSRSIVGGSHASSNREIPTGYRAPSRRYLAEVARAADRLGFEGVLTPTGTWCEDAWLTSAALLAETERLKFLVAFRPGLVPPTLAAQQTATLQRFSEGRVVLNVVSGSDDAEQRRFGDFLGHDERYGRTAEFLKIVTSVWTQESVNFSGKHYTVEDARVSAPPNPLPEIYFGGSSGPALPIAAEYADVYLTWGEPPQAAAAKIEKVRAEAAARGRKVRFGIRLHTISRDTSAAAWAVANELLAELSDEQIAKATALHASSESEGQRRMTALHGGQVDKLEIYPNLWAGVGLVRGGAGTALVGSHQEVANLINEYHSLGFDEFILSGYPHLEEAYWFAEGVLPLLAKADLQST, from the coding sequence ATGGCTCCCAAATTCTTCTGGTTTCTGCCAACCACCGGTGATAGCCGCTCGATCGTCGGCGGGTCGCATGCCTCGTCGAACCGCGAGATTCCAACCGGGTATCGCGCACCGAGCCGGCGTTATCTGGCCGAGGTGGCACGCGCCGCCGACCGCCTGGGGTTCGAGGGCGTACTGACGCCGACGGGAACATGGTGCGAGGACGCGTGGTTGACCTCCGCCGCGTTGCTGGCGGAGACCGAAAGGTTGAAGTTCCTGGTCGCATTCCGCCCGGGGCTGGTTCCGCCAACCCTGGCCGCACAGCAGACCGCGACGCTGCAACGGTTTTCGGAAGGCAGGGTGGTGCTCAACGTCGTCAGCGGCAGCGATGACGCCGAGCAACGCCGCTTCGGCGATTTTCTCGGTCACGACGAGCGCTACGGTCGCACCGCGGAGTTCCTGAAGATCGTGACATCGGTGTGGACGCAGGAGTCGGTGAACTTCAGCGGCAAGCACTACACCGTCGAAGATGCCCGGGTCTCCGCGCCGCCGAATCCGTTGCCGGAGATCTACTTCGGCGGTTCCTCCGGCCCGGCGTTGCCGATCGCCGCGGAGTACGCGGACGTCTACCTGACCTGGGGCGAGCCGCCGCAGGCGGCGGCGGCCAAGATCGAGAAGGTGCGGGCCGAAGCCGCCGCGCGGGGCAGGAAGGTGCGGTTCGGGATTCGCCTGCACACCATCAGCCGGGACACCTCGGCTGCGGCGTGGGCCGTCGCCAACGAACTGCTGGCCGAGCTCAGCGACGAGCAGATCGCCAAAGCCACGGCGCTGCACGCCAGTTCGGAGTCCGAGGGACAACGCCGGATGACGGCGCTGCACGGCGGCCAGGTCGACAAGCTGGAGATCTACCCGAATCTGTGGGCCGGAGTGGGCCTGGTGCGCGGCGGTGCCGGCACCGCGCTGGTGGGCAGCCATCAGGAAGTCGCAAACCTGATCAACGAATACCATTCGCTGGGCTTCGACGAGTTCATCCTGTCGGGCTATCCGCATCTCGAAGAGGCTTACTGGTTCGCCGAGGGCGTGCTCCCACTGCTCGCCAAAGCCGATTTGCAATCGACATGA
- a CDS encoding GNAT family N-acetyltransferase, with the protein MTTEIRVLDSEDDLLAALNVFRVAMIGFPPMSDLPPGQITKMLDPGRMVGAFVNGQLVGTADAVTSTMTLPGGAIVSHAAVTHIGVLPSFTRKGIATALVRHQLDDIAARGEVVASLRASEATIYERYGYGVASSAQSVEIATARAALRPGVGSGGPVRLVSPAETWEILPRIYDANRSSRPGTIDRPGVWWEGVRLRTEASSGAWYVAVHGEPGAESGFARYRPVDTDRWFVSDQRTIVVEDFFAPTTDAYLGLLRFLFDLDLIDRVTFWMLPLDDPLPSLLVDRRAVKVTALHDETWLRVVDAESALAGRSYAGAGAVTIAVNDPLLLKNSASFTITADGAEPTTRRADLHVGIEGLGAVLLGGTRWHSLAVAGLARVEDPVAPAVADQLFATRETPHAGTFF; encoded by the coding sequence ATGACCACCGAGATCCGGGTTCTCGACAGCGAGGACGACCTCCTCGCCGCGCTGAACGTGTTTCGCGTCGCAATGATCGGTTTTCCGCCCATGTCGGATCTGCCGCCCGGCCAAATCACCAAGATGCTCGACCCCGGGCGTATGGTCGGCGCGTTCGTCAACGGACAACTGGTCGGCACCGCCGACGCCGTGACCAGCACGATGACCCTGCCCGGCGGAGCCATCGTGAGCCACGCGGCCGTGACGCATATCGGCGTGCTGCCGTCGTTCACCCGGAAAGGCATCGCCACCGCCCTGGTGCGTCACCAGTTGGACGACATCGCGGCCCGTGGTGAGGTGGTCGCGTCGCTGCGAGCGTCGGAGGCGACGATCTATGAACGCTACGGCTACGGCGTGGCGAGTTCGGCGCAGAGCGTGGAGATTGCGACCGCGCGGGCGGCGCTGCGGCCCGGCGTCGGGTCCGGTGGTCCGGTCCGACTGGTCAGCCCCGCCGAAACCTGGGAGATCCTGCCCCGCATCTACGACGCCAATCGTTCATCCCGGCCGGGAACCATCGACCGTCCCGGGGTGTGGTGGGAGGGCGTCCGACTGCGCACCGAAGCATCCTCGGGGGCTTGGTATGTCGCCGTGCACGGGGAGCCCGGCGCCGAGTCGGGTTTCGCCCGCTACCGACCCGTCGACACCGACAGGTGGTTCGTCAGCGACCAACGCACCATCGTGGTCGAGGATTTCTTCGCACCAACCACCGACGCCTATCTCGGGCTGCTGCGTTTCCTGTTCGATCTGGATCTGATTGACCGAGTGACGTTTTGGATGCTGCCGCTCGACGATCCGCTACCCTCGCTGCTTGTCGATCGCCGGGCGGTCAAGGTGACCGCGCTGCATGACGAGACGTGGTTGCGTGTCGTCGATGCCGAGAGCGCGCTAGCCGGGCGGTCCTATGCCGGGGCCGGCGCGGTCACTATCGCCGTCAACGACCCACTGCTGCTGAAGAATTCGGCCAGCTTCACGATCACCGCGGACGGAGCCGAACCGACGACCCGGCGCGCCGACCTGCACGTCGGGATCGAGGGGCTAGGTGCCGTGCTGCTGGGCGGGACGCGCTGGCACAGTCTCGCGGTGGCCGGGCTGGCCCGGGTCGAGGATCCGGTGGCGCCGGCCGTGGCCGATCAGCTGTTTGCGACGCGCGAAACACCGCACGCCGGAACGTTCTTCTAG
- a CDS encoding alpha/beta fold hydrolase, with product MNTPRAREWIDQCETLISRRGHRIAYRRRGQGPTVLLLHGFPTWSYDYAEVATDLAADHDVVTLDFLGYGASDKPNPYDYSVAESADVVEDLAAQLHLDSVRLIAHDYGGIVAQELLDRVLAGTLGFSISSLVMLNSGIVYSSYRPTRLQKLLILPVIGKLIASRVSVGRLRSGLDAVRGSRLTDAELDDLWYGVSRDDGHRISHLLIRYNAERAEHHRRWEQALVAWNGPLRLVWGLDDPVSGRHVLEAAAEVLPRAQITKLDGVGHYPQSEAPRAVSDAVRRA from the coding sequence ATGAACACACCCCGGGCGCGGGAATGGATAGACCAATGCGAAACGCTGATCAGCCGCCGGGGGCACCGCATCGCGTACCGGCGCCGCGGACAGGGGCCGACAGTGCTCCTGCTGCACGGATTTCCCACCTGGTCCTACGACTACGCCGAAGTCGCTACCGACCTTGCTGCCGACCACGACGTGGTCACGCTGGACTTCCTCGGCTACGGCGCCTCCGACAAACCGAACCCCTACGACTACTCCGTCGCCGAATCAGCCGACGTGGTAGAGGATTTGGCGGCGCAGCTGCACCTGGATTCGGTACGCCTGATCGCCCATGACTACGGCGGCATCGTTGCTCAGGAGCTTCTCGATCGGGTTCTGGCCGGCACACTCGGATTCAGCATTTCCAGCCTCGTCATGTTGAACTCCGGGATCGTCTACAGTTCCTACCGGCCTACGCGCCTACAGAAGTTGTTGATTCTGCCGGTGATTGGAAAGCTGATTGCCAGCCGGGTCAGTGTCGGTCGCCTGCGCTCCGGGCTCGACGCGGTCCGCGGGTCACGGCTGACCGATGCCGAGCTGGACGACCTCTGGTATGGAGTTTCGCGAGACGACGGCCACCGGATCTCCCATCTGCTGATCCGCTACAACGCTGAACGTGCCGAACATCATCGGCGATGGGAGCAGGCCCTGGTCGCCTGGAATGGTCCGCTGCGGCTGGTGTGGGGACTCGACGATCCGGTATCGGGACGCCATGTTCTCGAGGCGGCTGCCGAAGTTCTCCCGCGCGCCCAGATAACGAAACTCGATGGCGTGGGCCATTATCCGCAATCCGAGGCGCCACGAGCAGTTTCGGATGCGGTGCGACGAGCCTAG
- a CDS encoding 2-hydroxyacid dehydrogenase — protein sequence MTVTKTNGVLRVGSRFEPTFQAELAARYEIPQLPDGPLRAEFLADRAGEFRVVVTSGLAGVDADTIAALPNLEAIVNNGAGVDSIDLEAAARRGIGVSNTPDVLSDTVADTALGLILMTLRRFGAADRYVRAGRWAHQGPFPYARDVSGLQVGILGLGRIGSAIATRLLGFDCAIAYHNRHRIDGSPFRYAESPVELAESVDVLVVATTGDRQTRHLVDRTVLEALGPEGYLINIARGSVVDQDAVVELVAGGGLGGAGLDVFVDEPNVPAALFNLDNVVLLPHIGSATARTRRAMALLTIRNLESYLASGELVTPVLRPRR from the coding sequence GTGACGGTCACGAAAACGAACGGCGTCCTACGGGTCGGCAGCAGGTTCGAGCCGACATTCCAAGCCGAGCTGGCGGCGCGCTACGAAATCCCCCAACTCCCCGACGGTCCGCTGCGCGCCGAGTTCCTCGCCGACCGCGCGGGTGAATTTCGCGTGGTGGTGACGTCCGGCCTGGCGGGCGTTGATGCCGATACCATTGCGGCGCTGCCCAATCTGGAGGCGATTGTCAATAACGGCGCCGGGGTGGACTCGATCGATCTGGAAGCGGCCGCGCGTCGGGGCATCGGAGTGAGTAATACACCCGACGTCCTGTCGGACACGGTCGCCGACACGGCCCTGGGGCTGATCCTGATGACGCTGCGTCGCTTCGGTGCGGCCGACCGCTACGTGCGGGCGGGCCGCTGGGCGCACCAGGGCCCGTTTCCGTATGCCCGGGATGTCAGTGGCCTCCAGGTGGGCATCTTGGGCTTGGGCCGTATCGGGTCGGCCATCGCGACTCGGCTCCTCGGATTCGATTGCGCCATCGCCTATCACAACCGCCACCGGATCGACGGGTCGCCGTTCCGCTACGCGGAGTCGCCGGTGGAGTTGGCCGAGTCGGTCGATGTGCTCGTGGTCGCCACCACCGGTGACCGCCAGACTCGCCACCTTGTCGACCGAACCGTTCTCGAGGCGCTGGGACCCGAGGGTTATCTGATCAACATTGCCCGCGGCAGCGTCGTCGACCAGGACGCAGTGGTGGAGCTGGTGGCCGGCGGCGGGCTGGGCGGCGCAGGGCTGGACGTCTTCGTCGATGAGCCCAATGTGCCTGCCGCACTGTTTAATCTGGACAATGTGGTGCTGTTGCCGCACATCGGCAGCGCCACCGCCCGGACTCGCCGCGCGATGGCATTGCTGACGATCCGCAACCTCGAAAGTTATTTGGCCAGCGGCGAACTGGTGACCCCCGTACTGCGCCCGCGCCGCTGA